The Terriglobus tenax genome contains a region encoding:
- a CDS encoding CTP synthase, whose amino-acid sequence MSAKYIFVTGGVVSSLGKGLSAASIGSLLEARGLRVNLMKFDPYLNVDPGTMSPFQHGEVFVTDDGAETDLDLGHYERFTHARLSRDNNLTSGRIYEQVITKERRGDYLGKTVQVIPHVTNEIKAAMRKVAADCDIAIVEIGGTVGDIESLPFLEAIRQMRQDLGRDNTCFVHVTLVPWIAAAQELKTKPTQHSVKEMLSIGIQPDVLLCRAERNLPKDMRSKIALFCNVEEAAVIAARDVDTIYELPLALAAEKADELILKYLRVETKPADMSKWEDLVHRAYHPKDEVHIGIVGKYVEYEDSYKSLKEALIHGALHHNLKLRVTWIEAEGLETADDSYRTQLHGFDGILVPGGFGKRGIEGMLNAIRYAREEKVPYFGICLGMQTACIEYARNVCGLTGANSGEFDPSTPHRIIYKLRELIGVEEMGGTMRLGAWTCVMEPDSLAAKAYGATEISERHRHRYEFNREYEAVLTGGGLRLTGTTPDATYVEIVEIPTHPFFIGVQFHPEFKSKPLEPHPIFRDFVAASYKNRGKKAAPLTEGHATALAE is encoded by the coding sequence CGGGTCAACCTGATGAAGTTTGACCCCTATCTGAATGTCGATCCCGGCACCATGTCCCCCTTCCAGCACGGCGAGGTCTTTGTGACCGACGACGGCGCGGAGACCGACCTGGACCTGGGTCACTACGAGCGCTTTACCCACGCGCGCCTTTCGCGCGACAACAACCTGACCAGCGGACGGATTTACGAGCAGGTGATCACCAAGGAGCGCCGCGGCGACTACCTGGGCAAAACCGTGCAGGTGATTCCGCACGTCACCAACGAGATCAAGGCCGCCATGCGCAAGGTTGCGGCGGACTGCGATATCGCCATTGTCGAGATTGGCGGAACCGTCGGCGACATCGAATCGCTGCCCTTCCTGGAAGCCATCCGCCAGATGCGCCAGGATCTTGGCCGCGACAACACCTGCTTTGTCCACGTGACACTGGTTCCGTGGATCGCCGCGGCGCAGGAGCTGAAGACCAAGCCCACGCAGCACTCGGTTAAAGAGATGCTGTCGATCGGCATTCAGCCCGACGTGCTGCTGTGCCGCGCCGAGCGCAACCTGCCCAAGGACATGCGGTCAAAGATTGCGCTGTTCTGCAACGTGGAAGAAGCGGCCGTTATCGCCGCCCGCGACGTGGACACGATCTACGAACTGCCCCTCGCACTGGCTGCGGAGAAGGCCGACGAGCTGATCCTGAAGTACCTGCGCGTTGAAACCAAGCCGGCGGATATGTCCAAGTGGGAGGACCTGGTGCATCGCGCCTACCATCCCAAGGACGAAGTCCACATCGGCATTGTGGGCAAGTACGTGGAGTATGAAGACAGCTACAAGTCTTTGAAGGAAGCGCTGATTCACGGCGCCCTGCACCACAACCTGAAGCTGCGCGTTACCTGGATCGAGGCCGAAGGCCTGGAGACGGCGGACGACAGCTATCGCACTCAGCTGCATGGCTTTGACGGCATCCTGGTACCGGGCGGCTTCGGCAAGCGCGGTATTGAAGGCATGCTCAATGCCATCCGTTACGCGCGCGAGGAAAAGGTGCCGTACTTCGGTATCTGCCTGGGCATGCAGACTGCCTGCATTGAGTACGCACGCAATGTCTGCGGCCTGACGGGCGCGAACTCGGGTGAGTTCGATCCTTCCACGCCGCACCGCATCATCTACAAGCTGCGCGAGCTGATTGGCGTGGAAGAGATGGGCGGCACCATGCGCCTGGGCGCGTGGACCTGCGTGATGGAGCCCGATTCGCTGGCAGCCAAGGCCTACGGCGCAACCGAGATCAGCGAGCGCCATCGCCACCGCTACGAGTTCAACCGCGAATATGAGGCGGTGCTGACCGGCGGCGGACTGCGCCTGACCGGCACAACGCCGGACGCCACGTACGTTGAGATCGTGGAGATCCCGACGCATCCGTTCTTCATCGGCGTGCAGTTCCACCCGGAGTTCAAGTCGAAGCCGCTGGAGCCGCATCCCATCTTCCGCGACTTTGTTGCTGCGAGCTACAAGAACCGCGGCAAGAAGGCGGCTCCGCTGACCGAGGGCCACGCAACGGCGCTGGCGGAGTAA
- a CDS encoding Rid family hydrolase, translating into MTTKPLSLLAVVLIGSLTVSAQKLKQLPLPASQNPTNADIPVSGAVWAGNMLFVSGWLDPDMKTHTDTASQTVGVLKDLQAFLATQKLTLGDVAMVRVFLGGDPARDGKADTAGMTTGYRQFFGTKEQPHKPARTTLQVVLPAASRGALVEIDLVAVRSK; encoded by the coding sequence ATGACGACCAAGCCTCTTTCCCTATTGGCGGTTGTGCTGATCGGCTCTCTGACGGTTTCAGCGCAAAAACTAAAACAGCTTCCACTCCCTGCAAGCCAAAACCCCACGAATGCGGATATTCCAGTCTCTGGAGCCGTGTGGGCAGGCAATATGTTGTTTGTGAGCGGGTGGCTCGACCCGGATATGAAGACGCACACCGATACCGCGTCCCAGACGGTGGGTGTCCTGAAAGACCTGCAAGCGTTCCTTGCGACGCAGAAACTGACCCTGGGAGACGTGGCGATGGTGCGCGTGTTTCTCGGCGGCGATCCTGCGAGAGATGGCAAGGCCGACACCGCCGGAATGACGACTGGATACCGACAGTTCTTCGGCACGAAAGAACAACCGCACAAGCCTGCACGCACAACACTGCAGGTGGTTCTTCCAGCCGCATCGCGTGGCGCTCTGGTGGAAATCGACCTGGTGGCTGTGCGTTCGAAGTAG
- a CDS encoding DUF4230 domain-containing protein, with amino-acid sequence MRLLLALAIVFLVGSIATVVYLRHAVTGVSGRIATLLLGRPVSYDTSVPVVVEKIQSLQRLETVSYSMDTIVEGKRTSDILPDLLFGDRLLLVVHGQAIAGIDLSKLKPEDVKVTNGAIHVELPPSEIFTTAIDNKKTRVYLRTTGLFVPADQNLETETRSKAEEQLKNAAMQDGILDNAKRNARATVTTMLNGLGFARVDVK; translated from the coding sequence TTGCGCCTTCTCCTCGCGCTGGCGATTGTTTTTCTGGTTGGATCCATTGCCACGGTGGTTTATCTGCGCCATGCGGTGACAGGCGTCTCCGGCCGCATTGCCACGCTGCTGCTGGGCCGCCCGGTCAGCTATGACACGTCAGTGCCTGTTGTCGTTGAGAAGATCCAGTCGCTGCAACGGCTGGAGACGGTCTCCTACTCGATGGACACGATTGTTGAAGGCAAGCGTACCAGCGACATCCTGCCGGACCTTCTCTTCGGCGACCGGCTGCTGCTGGTGGTTCATGGCCAGGCTATTGCGGGCATCGACCTGTCGAAGCTGAAACCGGAGGATGTGAAGGTCACGAACGGGGCGATCCACGTGGAGCTTCCACCGTCGGAGATTTTCACCACGGCCATCGACAACAAGAAGACGCGTGTCTACCTGCGCACGACAGGCCTGTTTGTTCCAGCCGACCAGAACCTTGAGACCGAGACCCGGAGCAAGGCCGAGGAGCAGTTGAAGAATGCCGCGATGCAGGACGGCATTCTGGACAACGCGAAGCGCAACGCCCGCGCCACGGTAACGACCATGCTGAATGGACTTGGCTTTGCGCGCGTGGACGTGAAGTAA
- a CDS encoding OsmC family protein, translated as MKITVDHMGDVQFSMKTRTHTIYTDQPTDNNGWDEAMTPPELFLSAIGSCAAFYAVAYLKKKGLPFEGTQVEIHAEKLTAPTRLGEMRIVVHTPSELSEEHKAGVDDSVHRCILHNTLTHPPEIKVEIGEPLPALAV; from the coding sequence ATGAAGATCACGGTCGATCACATGGGCGATGTGCAGTTCTCGATGAAGACGCGCACGCACACCATCTACACCGATCAGCCCACGGACAACAACGGATGGGATGAAGCGATGACTCCGCCGGAACTCTTCCTGTCGGCTATCGGCTCCTGCGCCGCGTTCTATGCCGTGGCGTACCTGAAGAAGAAGGGCCTGCCCTTTGAAGGCACGCAGGTCGAGATCCATGCCGAAAAGCTGACCGCGCCCACGCGCCTGGGCGAGATGCGCATCGTCGTGCACACGCCATCGGAACTCAGCGAGGAACACAAGGCAGGCGTGGATGACAGCGTGCACCGCTGCATTCTGCACAACACCCTCACCCATCCGCCGGAGATCAAGGTGGAGATTGGCGAGCCGCTGCCTGCACTCGCTGTTTAG
- a CDS encoding RNA polymerase sigma factor, producing MTNGSGQYDFEALANQHKDAVYRQMLRACGNREDAEDVLIESLMRAYQHLDSLRAAESFRGWLAIIARRVCSNLRERESMQPLLRLAEMEEKGHEIAAPAVAMEEQLDARVLRDALHEAMEFLPPRLREVYRRRDLEEQPGEKVAADLNISLAAMKSRLHRARQMVRQHLDSALLAQKKEKTV from the coding sequence ATGACGAATGGAAGTGGTCAATACGATTTTGAGGCGCTGGCCAACCAGCACAAGGATGCTGTTTACCGGCAGATGCTGCGCGCCTGCGGCAACCGCGAGGATGCCGAGGATGTGTTGATCGAGTCGCTGATGCGCGCCTATCAGCACCTTGATTCGCTGCGCGCGGCGGAGTCGTTCCGCGGATGGCTCGCCATCATCGCGCGTCGCGTATGCAGCAATCTGCGCGAGCGTGAAAGCATGCAGCCGTTGCTTCGCCTGGCGGAGATGGAAGAGAAAGGCCATGAGATTGCCGCCCCTGCCGTGGCCATGGAAGAGCAGTTGGACGCACGCGTTCTGCGCGATGCCCTGCATGAGGCGATGGAGTTTCTGCCGCCACGGCTGCGCGAGGTCTACCGCCGCCGCGATCTGGAAGAGCAGCCGGGAGAAAAGGTCGCTGCCGACCTCAACATCTCACTGGCCGCCATGAAGTCTCGCCTGCACCGGGCACGGCAGATGGTGCGGCAACATTTAGACAGTGCCCTGCTGGCACAGAAGAAGGAAAAGACAGTATGA